One stretch of Cedecea neteri DNA includes these proteins:
- a CDS encoding DUF1283 domain-containing protein, whose protein sequence is MNSILRKSLSWMPLALLGAAFIVSVPVQADTNVVVVQGAGNGVGGQENSLTRQRAAEEKEQWNDTRGLRQKINRHNEKVFDRESARGDKNWDKQDAAQDTFDKCQQSANVNAYWEPNTLRCLDRRTGRAVNP, encoded by the coding sequence ATGAACTCAATCCTTCGTAAGTCTCTGTCATGGATGCCGTTAGCCTTGCTGGGTGCCGCATTCATTGTTTCCGTACCGGTTCAGGCAGACACCAACGTTGTCGTTGTTCAGGGGGCCGGGAACGGCGTCGGGGGACAAGAGAACTCTCTGACCCGCCAGCGTGCGGCGGAAGAAAAAGAGCAGTGGAACGACACCCGCGGCCTGCGCCAGAAAATCAATCGCCATAACGAAAAGGTCTTTGACCGTGAATCTGCACGTGGCGATAAAAACTGGGATAAACAGGATGCCGCGCAGGATACCTTCGACAAATGCCAGCAGAGCGCCAACGTGAACGCCTACTGGGAGCCGAACACCCTGCGCTGCCTGGATCGTCGCACCGGCCGCGCCGTTAATCCATAA
- the speG gene encoding spermidine N1-acetyltransferase, with protein MSNPPPIRLRPLEREDLRFVHQLDNNASVMRYWFEEPYEAFVELSDLYDKHIHDQSERRFVIDCNGVNAGLVELVEIDHIHRRAEFQIIITPEFQGKGLASRAARLAMDYGFTVLNLYKLYLIVDKENEKAVHIYKKLGFIVEGELIHEFFINGQYRDAIRMCIFQQQFLAQKTPENTLLKPTAQ; from the coding sequence ATGAGTAACCCACCGCCTATCCGACTTCGCCCCCTTGAGCGCGAAGATCTTCGTTTCGTCCATCAGTTAGACAATAACGCCAGCGTCATGCGCTACTGGTTTGAAGAGCCTTACGAAGCATTCGTTGAGCTTTCGGACCTGTATGATAAACACATCCACGATCAGAGCGAACGTCGCTTTGTTATCGACTGCAACGGCGTGAACGCGGGCCTGGTTGAGCTGGTAGAAATCGACCATATTCACCGCCGGGCTGAGTTTCAGATAATCATCACCCCGGAGTTTCAGGGCAAAGGGCTCGCCTCTCGCGCCGCCAGGCTGGCGATGGACTACGGCTTTACCGTGCTCAACCTCTACAAGCTGTACCTGATTGTCGACAAAGAGAACGAGAAAGCGGTCCATATCTACAAAAAGCTGGGCTTTATCGTCGAAGGCGAGCTGATCCACGAATTCTTTATCAACGGTCAGTACCGCGATGCCATTCGGATGTGCATTTTCCAGCAGCAATTCCTGGCGCAGAAAACCCCGGAGAATACCCTGCTGAAACCGACTGCTCAGTAA
- the ydfG gene encoding bifunctional NADP-dependent 3-hydroxy acid dehydrogenase/3-hydroxypropionate dehydrogenase YdfG: MIVLVTGATAGFGESITRRFVKNGHKVIATGRRQERLLELKEELGDNLLTLQLDVRNRAAIEEALASLPAQWQQIDILVNNAGLALGMEPAHKANVDDWENMIDTNNKGLVYMTRAVLPGMVERNRGHIINIGSTAGSWPYAGGNVYGATKAFVRQFSLNLRTDLHKTAVRVTDIEPGMVGGTEFSNVRFKGDDDKAGKTYENANALTPEDVTEAVWWVATLPKHVNINTLEMMPVSQSFAGLSVHREG; this comes from the coding sequence ATGATTGTACTGGTTACGGGTGCTACCGCGGGCTTTGGCGAAAGCATTACCCGCCGTTTCGTTAAAAATGGCCACAAGGTTATTGCCACCGGCCGCCGTCAGGAACGCCTGCTTGAGCTTAAAGAAGAGCTGGGCGACAACCTGCTTACGCTGCAGCTGGATGTACGCAACCGCGCCGCTATAGAAGAAGCGCTGGCTAGCCTGCCTGCCCAATGGCAGCAGATTGATATTCTGGTCAATAACGCCGGGCTGGCGCTGGGCATGGAGCCTGCGCATAAAGCCAACGTCGACGACTGGGAAAACATGATCGATACCAACAACAAGGGCCTGGTCTACATGACCCGCGCCGTATTGCCGGGGATGGTCGAGCGTAATCGCGGCCATATTATTAACATCGGTTCTACGGCGGGAAGCTGGCCTTACGCTGGCGGCAACGTGTACGGAGCAACCAAAGCATTTGTGCGTCAGTTCAGCCTTAACCTGCGTACCGACCTGCACAAAACCGCCGTTCGCGTGACCGATATCGAACCGGGCATGGTCGGCGGCACCGAGTTTTCCAACGTGCGCTTTAAAGGCGACGATGACAAAGCCGGGAAAACCTACGAGAACGCCAACGCGCTGACGCCGGAAGACGTTACCGAGGCGGTCTGGTGGGTGGCAACATTACCGAAACACGTCAATATTAATACCCTGGAAATGATGCCGGTTAGCCAGTCGTTTGCCGGATTGAGCGTGCACCGCGAAGGATAA
- a CDS encoding LysE family translocator — translation MSAITTLFAITATVTLGAMSPGPSFVYVAQNAVARSRAHGLVTALGTGVGAAAFSLMALLGLQAFLLAVPVAYTGIKIAGGLYLLWLAYKIIKHSREPLHVGAVGKSDKSMMATFRDGLFTQLSNPKTAVVFASIFTALLPREIPAFYYVVLPVLCFVIDAGWYSIVTLVLSSERPRNAYLRFKTVIDRLAGGVMGILGLKLIFFSR, via the coding sequence ATGAGCGCCATCACCACCCTTTTCGCTATCACCGCCACCGTTACCCTGGGCGCAATGAGCCCCGGCCCAAGTTTTGTTTATGTCGCCCAAAATGCCGTGGCACGCTCCCGGGCGCACGGGCTGGTGACCGCGCTGGGCACCGGCGTAGGTGCGGCCGCTTTCTCACTGATGGCGCTGCTAGGGCTACAGGCCTTTTTGCTGGCGGTGCCGGTGGCGTATACCGGGATCAAGATAGCCGGGGGGCTTTATCTGCTGTGGCTGGCTTATAAGATAATCAAGCACTCGCGCGAGCCGCTGCACGTAGGCGCGGTGGGGAAAAGCGATAAAAGCATGATGGCGACGTTCCGCGACGGGCTGTTCACCCAGCTAAGCAACCCGAAAACCGCCGTGGTGTTTGCCAGTATTTTTACCGCACTGCTGCCGCGCGAAATCCCGGCGTTTTATTACGTCGTGCTGCCGGTGCTGTGCTTTGTGATTGATGCGGGATGGTATTCGATTGTGACGCTGGTTCTTTCTTCGGAAAGACCGCGCAACGCCTACCTGCGCTTTAAAACCGTGATTGACCGCTTAGCGGGCGGCGTGATGGGGATTTTGGGGCTAAAGCTGATTTTCTTTTCACGCTAA
- a CDS encoding acyl-CoA thioesterase produces MFSKHYEVDESHIDFQGVVDGLYYPFYMEWTRHAYMREALGIDIEEEFRQGKLYMVLEYSLRFRKSLQKGDNVEVTCQLERNEKRNRVNFAQQIKVDGVVYAEATFVATCLANGRPSMPEAVLNELEKL; encoded by the coding sequence ATGTTTTCTAAGCATTATGAAGTTGATGAAAGCCATATCGATTTTCAGGGCGTGGTAGACGGCCTGTACTATCCGTTTTACATGGAGTGGACTCGCCACGCCTACATGCGTGAGGCGCTGGGTATTGATATCGAGGAAGAGTTCCGCCAGGGCAAGCTTTATATGGTGCTGGAGTACTCCCTGCGCTTTCGTAAAAGCCTGCAAAAGGGCGACAACGTTGAGGTCACCTGCCAGCTTGAGCGCAACGAAAAACGCAATCGCGTAAACTTCGCCCAGCAGATCAAGGTCGACGGCGTGGTTTATGCCGAAGCAACGTTTGTGGCAACCTGCCTGGCTAACGGCCGCCCTTCCATGCCGGAAGCCGTGCTGAACGAGCTGGAAAAACTCTAA
- the dcp gene encoding peptidyl-dipeptidase Dcp, producing the protein MLHSNPFFQPSLLPYQAPHFDEITHEHYRPAFDEGKRIKREEVAAIAGNPAAPTFDNTYLALEKTGAMLGRVTTVFYAMTSAHTNDFLQQLDEEFSTELAELADEIRLNDVLFSRLNRVYEQRHDLNLEAESLRLVEVTWQYFKLAGATLGEQDKTRLKALNKESAQLTSQFNNRLHAADKAGGLVVESVEALEGLSSAEIAAAAQAAADKGLEGKWLLPLLNFTQQPALQSLSNRATRQALFEAGWTRSQRNDAHDTRAIVARLATLRAAQANLLGFENYAAWKMADQMAKTPDAALRFMRNIVPAATGRARRELKDIQDVIDAQKGGFQAATWDWQFYAEQVRSAKYDLDEGQIKPYFELNGVLTNGVFWAASKLFGLRFVERFDIPTYHPDVRTWEIFDKDGRGMALFYGDFFARDSKGGGAWMGNFVEQSTLFDAMPVIYNVCNYTKPASGEAALISWDDVVTLFHEFGHTLHGLFATQRYASLSGTNTPRDFVEFPSQINEHWASHPEVFANYARHYQTGESMPESLRGKLFRSAQFNKGYDMTELLAAALLDMNWHSLAPDADIDDVTRFEAEALEKEHINLAEVPPRYRSSYFAHIFGGGYAAGYYAYIWTQMLADDGYRWFVEQGGLTAENGQRFREAILSRGNSSDLEALYRDWRGYDPRSEPMLKNRGLAEE; encoded by the coding sequence ATGTTGCACAGCAACCCGTTTTTCCAGCCGAGCTTATTGCCTTATCAGGCGCCGCATTTCGATGAGATCACCCACGAGCATTACCGCCCGGCCTTCGACGAAGGTAAGCGAATCAAGCGTGAAGAAGTTGCCGCCATCGCCGGTAACCCGGCAGCCCCGACGTTTGACAATACTTACCTGGCTCTGGAGAAAACCGGCGCGATGCTCGGGCGTGTCACCACCGTTTTCTACGCGATGACTTCGGCGCACACCAATGATTTCCTCCAGCAGCTGGACGAAGAATTCTCCACCGAACTGGCCGAGCTGGCGGATGAAATTCGCCTGAACGACGTCTTATTCTCTCGTCTTAATCGCGTTTATGAGCAGCGCCACGATCTTAATCTTGAGGCAGAATCCCTGCGGCTGGTGGAAGTTACCTGGCAATATTTCAAGCTGGCGGGCGCTACGCTCGGCGAGCAGGACAAAACCCGCCTGAAAGCGCTGAATAAAGAGAGCGCACAGCTGACAAGCCAGTTTAATAACCGCCTGCATGCGGCAGATAAAGCCGGTGGGCTGGTAGTTGAAAGCGTTGAGGCGCTTGAAGGCTTAAGCAGCGCGGAAATTGCGGCGGCGGCGCAGGCCGCTGCCGACAAAGGTCTCGAGGGGAAATGGTTACTTCCATTGCTCAACTTTACCCAGCAGCCGGCGCTGCAAAGCCTGAGCAATCGGGCAACGCGACAGGCGCTTTTTGAGGCTGGCTGGACGCGTTCCCAGCGTAATGATGCCCACGATACTCGCGCTATTGTCGCCCGTCTGGCCACGCTGCGAGCCGCTCAGGCAAACCTCTTAGGCTTTGAAAACTATGCCGCATGGAAAATGGCCGACCAGATGGCGAAAACGCCTGACGCGGCGTTACGCTTTATGCGGAACATCGTGCCTGCCGCAACCGGGCGCGCTCGCCGCGAGCTGAAAGACATTCAGGACGTGATTGACGCTCAAAAAGGGGGCTTCCAGGCTGCGACATGGGACTGGCAGTTCTATGCCGAACAGGTGCGTAGCGCGAAGTACGATCTCGACGAAGGGCAAATCAAACCCTACTTTGAACTTAACGGCGTGCTGACCAACGGCGTCTTCTGGGCCGCCAGTAAGCTCTTCGGGCTGCGTTTTGTGGAGCGCTTTGATATCCCGACTTATCACCCGGATGTGCGTACCTGGGAAATTTTCGACAAAGACGGCCGTGGAATGGCGCTGTTTTACGGCGATTTCTTTGCCCGCGACAGCAAAGGCGGCGGGGCGTGGATGGGGAATTTTGTTGAACAGTCCACGCTGTTTGACGCGATGCCGGTTATCTACAACGTCTGCAACTATACGAAACCCGCTTCCGGCGAGGCCGCGCTGATTTCCTGGGATGACGTAGTGACGCTGTTCCACGAGTTCGGCCATACGCTGCACGGCCTGTTTGCTACGCAGCGTTATGCGAGTCTTTCAGGCACCAACACGCCGCGTGATTTTGTGGAGTTCCCGTCGCAAATCAACGAGCACTGGGCGAGCCATCCAGAGGTCTTTGCTAACTATGCCCGTCATTACCAGACCGGCGAATCGATGCCCGAGTCGCTGCGCGGCAAGCTGTTCCGCTCCGCGCAGTTCAACAAAGGCTACGACATGACCGAACTGCTGGCGGCGGCGCTGCTGGACATGAACTGGCACAGCCTGGCGCCAGATGCGGATATTGACGACGTGACGCGTTTTGAAGCCGAAGCGCTGGAAAAAGAACATATTAATCTGGCAGAAGTCCCGCCACGCTACCGCAGCAGCTATTTTGCCCACATTTTCGGCGGCGGCTACGCGGCGGGTTATTACGCCTATATCTGGACGCAAATGCTGGCGGATGACGGCTATCGGTGGTTTGTGGAGCAGGGCGGGCTCACGGCTGAAAACGGCCAGCGCTTCCGCGAAGCGATTCTCTCACGCGGTAACAGTAGCGATCTGGAAGCGTTATACCGTGACTGGCGAGGATACGATCCGCGCAGTGAGCCGATGCTGAAAAATCGAGGTCTGGCCGAGGAATAA
- a CDS encoding YnfA family protein, giving the protein MIKTTLLFFATALAEIIGCFLPWLWLKRNGSPLLLLPAALSLAMFVWLLTLHPAASGRVYAAYGGVYVVTALLWLRVVDGVKLSIYDWTGAAIAFCGMLIIVAGWGRA; this is encoded by the coding sequence ATGATCAAAACAACGCTGCTATTTTTTGCCACCGCGCTGGCGGAGATTATTGGCTGCTTCCTGCCGTGGCTATGGCTAAAGCGTAACGGCTCGCCGCTGTTATTGCTGCCGGCAGCGCTGTCGCTGGCGATGTTTGTCTGGCTGCTGACGCTGCATCCTGCCGCCAGCGGGCGGGTCTATGCTGCCTATGGCGGGGTATATGTTGTCACCGCGCTGCTTTGGTTGAGAGTTGTGGACGGCGTGAAGCTGAGTATCTATGACTGGACCGGAGCCGCAATTGCCTTCTGCGGCATGCTTATCATCGTTGCGGGCTGGGGCCGGGCCTGA
- a CDS encoding YdiH family protein, whose product MDTEITPATLAFEFLRREQEQLTPAQFLIRLQQLKLEFADLLGLTHLELREEISHAHRLGIH is encoded by the coding sequence ATGGATACCGAGATAACCCCAGCCACCTTAGCGTTTGAATTTCTCCGCCGCGAACAAGAGCAGTTAACCCCCGCACAATTCCTGATCCGCCTGCAGCAGTTAAAGCTGGAGTTTGCCGATCTGCTGGGTTTAACCCACCTTGAGCTGCGTGAAGAAATCTCCCATGCGCACCGGTTGGGGATTCACTGA
- a CDS encoding epoxyqueuosine reductase QueH gives MQEFIRPVLQLPNNEKKLLLHSCCAPCSGEVMEAIHASGIEYTVFFYNPNIHPQKEYLLRKDENIRFAEQHGVPFIDADYDSDNWFERAKGMEWEPERGVRCTMCFDMRFERTALYAHENGFNVISSSLGISRWKNMQQINDCGHRAAAPYEGMSYWDYNWRKQGGSSRMIEISKREQFYQQEYCGCVYSLRDTNLHRKANDRPLIKIGKLFYGKDDESTEA, from the coding sequence ATGCAAGAATTTATCCGGCCAGTTTTACAACTGCCTAATAACGAAAAGAAACTCCTGCTGCACTCCTGCTGCGCCCCCTGCTCGGGCGAAGTCATGGAAGCCATACACGCGTCCGGTATCGAATACACCGTATTCTTTTACAACCCTAATATTCATCCTCAGAAAGAGTACCTGCTGCGCAAGGATGAAAACATTCGTTTTGCGGAACAGCACGGCGTGCCGTTTATCGACGCGGATTACGACTCCGACAACTGGTTCGAGCGGGCGAAAGGCATGGAGTGGGAACCGGAGCGCGGCGTCAGATGCACGATGTGCTTCGATATGCGTTTCGAACGCACCGCGCTGTACGCGCACGAAAACGGGTTTAACGTCATCAGCAGCTCGCTGGGTATTTCGCGCTGGAAGAACATGCAGCAGATTAACGACTGCGGGCATCGCGCCGCGGCGCCTTATGAAGGCATGAGCTACTGGGATTATAACTGGCGTAAACAGGGCGGCTCCTCGCGGATGATAGAGATCAGCAAGCGCGAACAGTTTTACCAGCAGGAGTACTGCGGCTGCGTCTATTCCCTGCGCGACACCAACCTGCACAGAAAAGCGAATGACCGCCCGCTGATCAAAATTGGCAAGCTTTTCTACGGCAAAGACGACGAGTCAACGGAAGCGTAA